A genomic segment from Drosophila miranda strain MSH22 chromosome 3, D.miranda_PacBio2.1, whole genome shotgun sequence encodes:
- the LOC108160577 gene encoding protein Optix — protein MAVGPTEGKQPPSESFSPTHHQIIAPSPILAVPTLAFSAAQVEIVCKTLEDSGDIERLARFLWSLPVALPNMHEILNCEAVLRARAVVAYHVGNFRELYAIIENHKFTKASYGKLQAMWLEAHYIEAEKLRGRSLGPVDKYRVRKKFPLPPTIWDGEQKTHCFKERTRSLLREWYLQDPYPNPTKKRELAKATGLNPTQVGNWFKNRRQRDRAAAAKNRLQHNQNSGMGCRSRRADGAASPTPSDSSDSDISLGTHSPVPSSLQLQHSPGSTSNGANDRDESLSVDDDKPRDLSSSLPLASPGLTPPQLPHGGVVFGGAGGGGGGPQLPGPGCLPPFKLDAATSLFSAGCYLQSFSNLKEISQQFPIQPIVLRPHPQLPQLPQPLALNGGSGGPPHLHHPAYAAYVECVPSHAQQHPPPPKLRINSPEKLNSTAVAAAAAGAGSGGGGANPGAVNHHHHEATTTGYHHSGQLLLHRPFSTSPELKHSAPEIT, from the exons ATGGCCGTTGGACCGACGGAGGGCAAACAGCCGCCCTCAGAGAGCTTCTCGCCCACACACCACCAGATTATAGCGCCCAGTCCGATACTGGCGGTGCCCACACTCGCCTTCTCCGCCGCCCAGGTGGAGATCGTCTGCAAGACCCTGGAGGACTCGGGCGACATCGAGCGGCTGGCCCGGTTCCTCTGGAGTCTGCCCGTCGCCCTGCCAAACATGCACGAGATACTCAACTGCGAGGCGGTGCTCCGGGCCCGGGCAGTGGTCGCCTATCATGTTGGTAACTTCAG GGAACTTTATGCAATAATAGAGAATCATAAATTTACTAAGGCGTCCTATGGCAAGCTGCAGGCCATGTGGCTGGAGGCCCACTACATCGAGGCCGAGAAGTTGCGCGGTCGCTCCCTAG GCCCCGTTGACAAGTATCGAGTGCGCAAGAAGTTTCCCCTTCCACCGACCATCTGGGATGGCGAACAGAAGACGCACTGCTTCAAGGAGCGCACGAGGAGCCTACTGCGCGAATGGTACCTACAGGATCCCTATCCGAACCCCACCAAGAAGCGGGAGCTGGCCAAGGCCACCGGCCTCAATCCCACGCAAGTGGGCAACTGGTTCAAGAATCGCCGTCAACGGGatcgggctgctgctgccaagAATCG CCTCCAGCACAACCAGAACTCGGGCATGGGCTGCCGCAGCCGGCGTGCAGATGGCGCTGCCTCGCCCACGCCCTCGGACAGCTCCGACTCGGACATCTCGCTGGGCACCCACTCGCCTGTGCCCAGCAGCCTGCAGCTGCAACACAGCCCCGGGAGCACCTCGAATGGAGCCAACGACCGCGATGAGAGCCTCAGCGTGGATGACGACAAGCCGCGGGATCTGAGCAGCTCCCTTCCACTGGCCTCGCCCGGCCTGACCCCTCCCCAGCTGCCCCACGGCGGAGTGGTGTTCGGTGGAGCgggtggtggtgggggtgGTCCTCAGCTGCCCGGACCGGGCTGTCTGCCGCCCTTCAAGCTGGATGCGGCCACCAGTCTATTCAGTGCCGGCTGCTACCTGCAAAGCTTTAGCAACCTGAAGGAAATTTCGCAGCAGTTCCCCATCCAGCCCATTGTCCTGCGGCCGCATCCGCAGCTGCCACAGCTGCCCCAGCCGCTGGCCTTGAACGGAGGCTCCGGCGGGCCACCGCATCTGCATCATCCCGCCTATGCGGCCTATGTGGAGTGCGTGCCCAGCCACGCCCAGCAGCACCCACCGCCACCCAAGCTGCGAATCAACTCCCCAGAGAAGCTCAACTCGACGGCGGTGGCAGCGGCCGCTGCAGGAGCGGGATCAGGAGGCGGTGGAGCTAATCCCGGCGCTGTGAACCATCATCACCACGAGGCGACCACCACTGGCTACCACCACAGCGGGCAATTGCTGCTGCACAGGCCGTTCTCAACGTCGCCCGAGCTGAAGCACAGTGCTCCAGAGATCACATGA